Proteins from a genomic interval of Yarrowia lipolytica chromosome 1E, complete sequence:
- a CDS encoding uncharacterized protein (Compare to YALI0E27896g, no similarity): MSLALPTYSMGLKSALKSPKSPKPTSAKRVSFDASAHDNEPLPSPSAFDQLAYLTKAPVPYQEEPQGLKLSLEQLKPMKNKDIYAVHQFGHQTLPIPYNIEFYMQFLYSTGTFCYYLPYGELDPNTEDPEAIAAVVAGKFSHQQANCHVYILAVAPGLQQSGVGSAIMRVLQQTIFDEQLSRYTAHTHLNFVVDVIADGADVESPQGFYEKLGFRTQGAPRHGYYGGQWTSVKMVKSIDL, from the coding sequence ATGTCTCTCGCGCTGCCAACATACTCAATGGGTCTCAAGTCTGCTCTCAAGTCTCCCAAGTCTCCCAAACCAACCTCAGCCAAGCGAGTCTCCTTCGACGCCTCCGCACACGATAACGAGCCTCTGCCGTCGCCTTCTGCCTTCGACCAGCTTGCCTACCTCACCAAGGCTCCCGTTCCTTACCAGGAGGAGCCACAGGGACTCAAGCTGTCTCTTGAACAGCTCAAGCCCATGAAGAACAAGGATATTTACGCCGTTCATCAGTTTGGCCACCAGACTCTTCCTATCCCCTACAACATTGAATTCTACATGCAGTTCCTCTACTCGACGGGCACTTTCTGCTACTACCTCCCCTACGGCGAGCTGGATCCCAACACTGAGGACCCCGAAGCTATTGCCGCTGTGGTGGCCGGAAAGTTCTCCCACCAGCAGGCCAACTGCCATGTGTACATTCTGGCCGTTGCTCCCGGTCTCCAGCAGTCCGGAGTTGGATCCGCCATCATGCGGGTGCTCCAGCAGACCATTTTCGACGAACAGCTCAGCCGATACACCGCTCACACTCATCTCAACTTTGTGGTGGACGTGATCGCTGACGGAGCTGATGTCGAGTCTCCCCAGGGTTTCTACGAGAAGCTTGGATTCCGAACCCAGGGAGCTCCTCGACATGGATACTATGGAGGACAGTGGACTTCTGTTAAGATGGTCAAGTCTATTGACCTCTAG
- a CDS encoding uncharacterized protein (Compare to YALI0E27918g, uniprot|AAO89567 Yarrowia lipolytica Putative actin- interacting protein 3, similar to Saccharomyces cerevisiae BUD6 (YLR319C); ancestral locus Anc_4.135), which translates to MSYHGGQHPPPPMAHPPHHQSHNQQAPTGSSRRLSAQTPMARNSTAMNSIESSVTHLLVATKQLLESLTQWARGAASEQDVSDIYVNLGNEFNIACRAFLNAGLPVTDMGDVPQALRTVLEKALSEEASQENLDLYLPSIREIIINLLQGLKKKQAALRAAQGAQAQQIPPQQSPKNFRPHPPQHQYGPSRQVSAPTSLPQHKDDRDHVRRSQTIGSAPKQPGLPSPPVARQPPQPPHMAPPAHMPPGIPGAMAQAMAPAIPQGSPTRRPGSRGDPLAALQRGEALERRASRRFSAYQYAKLTSGAPGKAVPDMPMLPSTPLPDESDLGDVSTATDVGGPGMSLFLRLGNATKKVKADSDVNINALRLLFISTFNYSPGADDFPNIYIRDKKSGVEYELEESHLSDIHDGTMLVLHEEEEKEKEKEKEKEKSDDIQGILEHVKAITFALNQQREEIGDLKLMVEKKPPSAAVGAGTQGPSIVKATEPIVKTPVIAPPEVSQAKLSTIAPAPVPTPIADKDLLKAKAADMHALKHELAVIRQLKDSSFTLWKTSMKDISDTIGKLRDYSSLPAAGDNSRAFMEMANKKVSTDSDALLTRADDLQDVIEALRKDVAQRGVRAEPGQLEVVTKEMETCNTELTALETYINSQKSVWKKVWERELETICEEQQFFKLQEELMADLREDLASAASTLALVEQCSNEQLKSAAKNSHKAVLLPVPTESVQDLKEGVLSSVLALKPDHESRIEAIERSERLRKFELESRVDKFEKELGEFVGENKLKPSGGVAEAEKQRLEREQRVWREQFGYGGDEDDIDDLDGELQTASEEETDEEESEAETDEDEEEEEGN; encoded by the coding sequence aTGTCGTACCACGGTGGGCAGCACCCTCCGCCACCCATGGCGCACCCTCCGCATCACCAGAGCCACAACCAGCAGGCTCCCACAGGCTCGTCAAGACGTCTGTCTGCTCAGACCCCCATGGCCCGCAACTCGACTGCCATGAACTCCATTGAGTCCAGCGTCACCCATCTGCTGGTAGCAACCaaacagctgcttgagagcctcACGCAATGGGCCCGCGGAGCAGCCTCTGAACAGGACGTGTCCGACATCTACGTCAATCTGGGCAACGAGTTCAACATTGCCTGTCGAGCGTTTCTCAACGCCGGCTTGCCCGTCACTGACATGGGCGATGTGCCCCAGGCGCTGCGGACGGTGCTAGAAAAGGCGCTAAGCGAAGAAGCATCGCAGGAAAACCTCGATCTGTACCTGCCCAGCATTCGGGAAATCATCATCAACCTGCTTCAGGgtctgaagaagaaacaggcTGCACTTagagcagctcaaggagcacAGGCGCAACAGATCCCACCTCAACAATCACCCAAAAATTTCCGACCACACCCGCCCCAGCATCAATACGGACCCTCCAGACAGGTCTCAGCACCCACCTCTCTGCCACAGCACAAGGATGATAGAGACCATGTGCGACGGTCTCAAACTATAGGCTCAGCACCTAAGCAGCCAGGATTACCCAGTCCACCGGTGGCCCGACAACCGCCGCAGCCACCGCATATGGCCCCACCAGCTCACATGCCTCCTGGCATACCTGGAGCTATGGCTCAAGCCATGGCCCCTGCCATTCCCCAGGGCTCTCCGACCAGACGCCCGGGATCACGTGGAGACCCTCTGGCAGCTTTACAACGAGGAGAGGCGCTCGAAAGACGAGCATCCAGACGATTCTCGGCTTACCAATACGCCAAACTTACCTCTGGAGCACCTGGAAAGGCCGTTCCAGACATGCCCATGTTGCCATCGACTCCTCTTCCCGACGAGAGTGATTTAGGCGATGTGTCTACGGCTACAGATGTTGGAGGACCTGGAATGTCTTTGTTTCTTAGACTTGGAAATGCTACCAAAAAGGTCAAGGCTGACTCGGATGTCAACATCAACGCTCTGAGACTCCTATTCATCTCCACATTCAACTACTCTCCTGGAGCAGACGATTTCCCCAACATTTACATTCGTGACAAAAAATCTGGAGTGGAGTATGAGCTGGAAGAGTCGCATCTGAGCGATATCCACGACGGAACTATGCTGGTGCTAcatgaagaggaagagaaggagaaggagaaggaaaaagagaaggaaaaaagcGACGACATCCAGGGCATCTTGGAACATGTCAAGGCCATTACTTTTGCTCTGAACCAGCAGAGGGAAGAAATTGGAGACTTGAAGCTtatggtggagaagaaacCTCCCTCGGCAGCAGTCGGTGCCGGTACACAAGGTCCCTCTATCGTTAAAGCAACGGAGCCCATTGTCAAGACTCCCGTCAttgctcctccagaagtGTCACAGGCCAAACTGTCCACTATTGCGCCTGCTCCTGTTCCCACTCCTATTGCCGACAAAGATcttctcaaggccaaggctgccgaTATGCATGCATTGAAGCACGAGCTGGCTGTTATTCGACAGCTCAAGGACTCATCCTTCACTCTCTGGAAGACTTCAATGAAGGACATTTCCGACACCATTGGCAAGCTTCGAGACTACTCTTCTCTTCCCGCCGCTGGAGACAACTCTCGAGCCTTCATGGAAATGGCCAACAAGAAGGTCTCTACTGACTCAGATGCTCTTCTCACTCGAGCAGACGATCTCCAGGACGTTATTGAGGCTCTTAGAAAGGATGTCGCTCAGCGAGGCGTTCGGGCTGAGCCCGGTCAGCTTGAAGTTGTCACCAAAGAGATGGAGACTTGTAACACCGAGCTCACCGCTCTGGAGACTTACATCAACTCGCAAAAGTCCGTGTGGAAGAAGGTCTGGGAACGAGAACTGGAGACCATCTGCGAAGAGCAGCAGTTCTTCAAACTTCAGGAGGAGCTCATGGCCGATCTGCGAGAGGATTTGGCTTCTGCTGCATCTACTCTGGCTCTTGTTGAACAGTGTTCCAACGAGCAGCTTAAAAGTGCCGCCAAGAACAGTCACAAGGCCGTACTTCTCCCTGTTCCTACTGAGTCCGTTCaggatctcaaggagggAGTTCTTTCGTCTGTCCTTGCTCTGAAACCCGACCATGAGTCTCGAATCGAGGCTATTGAACGGTCTGAGCGGTTACGAAAGTTTGAACTTGAGTCTAGAGTCGACAAGTTTGAAAAGGAGCTGGGCGAGTTTGTGGGAGAGAACAAGCTCAAGCCCAGTGGAGGAGTTGCTGAGGCTGAGAAGCAGCGTCTTGAACGAGAACAGAGAGTGTGGAGAGAGCAGTTTGGCTACGGAGGAGATGAGGATGATATTGATGACTTAGATGGAGAGCTCCAGACTGCCAGTGAAGAGGAgaccgacgaggaagagagTGAAGCAGAGaccgacgaagacgaggaagaggaggagggaaaTTAG
- a CDS encoding uncharacterized protein (Compare to YALI0E27940g, highly similar to uniprot|Q12522 Saccharomyces cerevisiae YPR016c TIF6 translation initiation factor 6 (eIF6), similar to Saccharomyces cerevisiae TIF6 (YPR016C); ancestral locus Anc_8.118): MATRAQFENSDEIGVFSKLTNSYCLVAVGGSENFYSSFEAELQDTIPIVYSTIGGTRLVGRLTAGNRRGLLVPSTTSDVELQHLRNSLPDEVKIQRVEERLSALGNVICTNDYAALVHPDIERETEELIADVLGVEVFRQTVAGNVLVGSYCALSNQGGIVHPQTSIEDQDELSSLLQVPLIAGSVNRGSPVVGAGCVVNDWMAVAGYATTSFELTVMSSIFKLNNDQQGEQWEQTKWSQLYQQMG; this comes from the coding sequence ATGGCTACCCGTGCCCAGTTTGAAAACTCTGACGAGATTGGTGTCTTTTCCAAGCTCACCAACTCCTACTGTCTGGTGGCTGTTGGCGGCTCCGAGAACTTCTACAGCTCTTTCGAGGCCGAGCTCCAAGATACCATTCCTATTGTCTACTCCACCATTGGCGGCACCCGACTCGTGGGCCGTCTCACAGCCGGCAACCGACGAGGTCTGCTTGTGCCCTCCACCACTTCGGATGTTGAGCTGCAGCACCTGCGAAACTCCCTGCCCGACGAGGTCAAGATCCAGCGAGTTGAGGAGCGTCTATCTGCTCTTGGAAACGTCATCTGTACCAACGACTACGCCGCTCTTGTGCATCCCGATATCGAGCGAGAGACCGAAGAGCTGATTGCCGATGTGCTTGGTGTTGAGGTCTTCCGACAGACTGTTGCTGGAAATGTGCTTGTCGGCTCTTACTGTGCCCTGTCCAACCAGGGAGGTATTGTCCACCCCCAGACCTCCATTGAGGACCAGGATGAGCTTTCTTCGCTTCTCCAGGTCCCCCTGATTGCTGGATCCGTCAACCGAGGTTCTCCTGTTGTCGGCGCTGGCTGTGTTGTCAACGACTGGATGGCCGTTGCTGGTTACGCCACCACCTCTTTCGAGCTTACTGTCATGAGCAGTATAttcaagctcaacaacgaCCAGCAGGGCGAGCAGTGGGAGCAGACCAAGTGGTCCCAGCTGTACCAGCAGATGGGTTAA